The Cherax quadricarinatus isolate ZL_2023a chromosome 18, ASM3850222v1, whole genome shotgun sequence nucleotide sequence atttattttagcctaacccaactaaatatattttagatttgtttacaataatttaatactaaacaaacacagtgaaatatatttttttcgttaggttcagaatgattttggcgaaattattgcatactacagaccaatagcactaacatcccatatcataaaaatctttgaaagggtcctaagaagcaagatcaccacccatctagaaacccatcagttacacaacccagggcaacatgggtttagaacaggtcgctcctgtctgtctcaactactggatcactacgacaaggtcctaaatgcactagaagacaaaaagaatgcagatgtaatatatacagactttgcaaaagccttcgacaagtgtgaccatggcgtaatagcgcacaaaatgcgcgctaaaggaataacaggaaaagtcggtcgatggatctataatttcctcactaacagaacacagagagtagtcgtcaacagagtaaagtccgaggcagctacggtgaaaagctctgttccacaaggcacagtactagctcccatcttgttcctcatcctcatatccgacatagacaaggatgtcagccacagcaccgtgtcttcctttgcagatgacacccgaatctgcatgacagtgtcttccattacagacactgcaaggctccaggcggacatcaaccaaatctttcagtgggctgcagaaaacaatatgaagttcaacgatgagaaatttcaattactcagatatggtaaacatgaggaaattaaatcttcatcagagtacaaaacaaattctggccacaaaatagagcgaaacaccaacgtcaaagacctgggagtgattatgtcggaggatctcaccttcaaggaccataacattgtatcaatcgcatctgctagaaaaatgacaggatggataatgagaaccttcaaaactagggaggccaagcccatgatgacactcttcaggtcacttgttctatctaggctggaatattgctgcactctaacagcacctttcaaggcaggtgaaattgccgacctagaaaatgtacagagaactttcacggcgcgcataacggagataaaacacctcaattactgggagcgcttgaggtttctaaacctgtattccctggaacgcaggagggagagatacatgattatatacacctggaaaatcctagagggactagtaccgaactcgcacacgaaaatcactcactacgaaagcaaaagacttggcagacgatgcaccatccccccaatgaaaagcaggggtgtcattagcacgttaagagaccatacaataagtgtcaggggcccgagactgttcaactgcctcccagcacacataagggggattaccaacagacccctggcagtcttcaagctggcactggacaagcacctaaagtcagttcctgatcagccgggctgtggctcgtacgttggtttgcgtgcagccagcagcaacagcctggttgatcaggcgctgatccaccatgaggcctggtcacagaccgggccgcgggggcgttgacccccgaaactctctccaggtaaactccaggtaaacacaaattttcacttgttctatatggcaagatgagagttgttatttaagccaagatcgcaagttctgcctattcggcacgacatatatatatatatatatatatatatatatatatatatatatatatatatatatatatatatatatatatatatatatatatatatatatatatatatatatatatatatatatatatatatatatatatatatatatatatatatatatatatatatcattcctCGCATGGACCACAGCCACACAAATAGGACAGACAGGCATTACTTTCCATTACAGATAACAATGTTCATCAACAACTGTCTTGCCAGGCTGATACCTGGAAAATTCAAACCGTTCAGAGGTGCTTTATTATATGCCTTGAAAAAGGACAAGGGTAACACCCTGAGAGGTAGTATTTATGTGTATATGTACCTGAATAAAAACTTACTTACCTTCATCTCGTTGCCAGAACGGCATTCAAAAGCACCGAAATTGCCAACTTGCTTCATCCAAACCAAGTTCCTTTTGGGATCTCTCGAGGCAGTGAAGCAATGACTCGTGCAGCAAAGGTTTACATCTGGGGCTTACCCGAAGATTAAGCCGAATGGCCAGGGACCCAGCAAAATACAATCTATACCTGCTGAGGGTGCGGCATAGCCAGCATTGAATGCAGTCTGAGACTACAgcaaggagacagaaatgatACCGTTGCGAATGTGGCAcgaagcagtagtagcagtattattattaatatccaAGGAAGGGTAGGGTAGCTGTAATTGCTCAGATAAAGAACTtgtcagcagcatcaaggcagcACCACTACTATTAAATGAAGCAGAATCTGGCACAACTATACGGTTTATCAACATTCGAGTAATTTGTAACCAACGTTTTGAAAATACACGATGACGTATGACAACCACCTACCGTATTTCATGCATAAAAACTCGTCTCTTTCCTGACGTGTCCGTAGTCCCTGCTGGTTGGTCACACTCTTGCCATCTTGGCAATTCGTGTACGTACCATCTTGACATTTCTTGTACTTTTTTGTCCATCTTGATATTTCGTACACTTTGTCAGATCGGCATTTCGTGCTCTTTTTGTTTATCTTCAGAATTTTTTTCTTGAAAGACTAATAACTTGATATTCTGAgtacttttttcttattttttactTCTCGTAAACTTATTTTCATCTTCAGAATTTATATTTCTCTAAGTTCGACAATTCGTGTAAAACTAATAATTTGACAATTCGTACAATTATTAAGCTGTTCCACCCACATGTCAAATGTTTTTAGTTACTGCATCAAATGATAAATTCCAAGAATTGTTTAGCCAGTGGGTGATTTGTCATCTTTCATTGGATATATGAGtacacgaaaaaaaaatattgaaacaaAAACCCAGATTCACTCCAGAGAATTAGCAATAACCTGCTCAATAGCGGAGGATTTACACTAGTGTACAAGTTAATGTAATATGATTTACATGGGGCTGTATATTAAGGTAGATAATGACAAGATCGTACAATAAATTGGAAAtaccctaatatatatatatatatatatatatatatatatatatatatatatatatatatatatatatatatatatatatatatatatatatatataacactaacAATAAGAAAGTAATGATCTCTGTGCATCATCTTTAAGGCTGTGTCTGGGAGTGATGGAAGTTGTGTGGCTACGTGTACTAGCGGTGAGTGTGGTCTCCTGGATCGCCTATGGTTCCGATGTCGTCCTGGATATTCCGCAGTCCCAGGTAAAATAAAAGAACttattcactaggctacactacaacacattcCACATCACATTATGTGATATTTAATTGTTTACCGGGTGAGCTCATAAGCCAGGGAAAGATCTTGGTCATGTGACCATCAGCTCCTGTAAGGGAGTCTTCAGAGGACTTGGACTCCCGTCAAGTAACGGTTGTCCTATTTTCTGACGAATAACGCATCACAACCTCGGTTATATTACGTTCTCTTGTATTTGCCTGATTCTTTAAACTTGAAATAAAAGAACACAGTTTCGGGCAATTTCAGCTTGTTCTTTTGATGACTAATATTCATACAACAGCTATAATCAATGTTCTTGCCAGGACGGTATCAATGGAGAGGTCAGGGAATCCTGGAACGGTCACAGAACAAGAAGGGAGGATTGTATTATATTGTGTAATATACGTCAGGAATGGCATCCTCACACGGGTCTTAAACAGTTGAACGACCCGTTCCTTGTCTCCCAGGGTGAGGTCAATTTGGTCTCCGTAAATCATGTTGATCCAGATGAGGGCAGCAGAGACATCCGTGGACTAAAGAACAGTAGCATGGACGTACGGGACATCCATGGATTACGAGACAGTGGTGAAGCACATGTCTCCCTCCAGAAGAGGCAGAGAGCAAGGTTGAGGCAGCTGGAATTTATCAACAGCAACATGGAAAGTGGGGAGAGGCGGACCCGTAACATCTTCGATCTCGGGCCAAAGTACTGTATATTTTACGTCAACTATAGTCTTGTTGTTGATTGCCtacattaataattaattacAGTGGTTTGCAATGATGTGGCACATACATTAACTTCAGTCGTTTAGAAAAAATGTAGATCCTACATTAACTACGGTAGCTTAGTCTAGAATCATATAAACTAGAAGCTGTCTAGTATTGCAATGCATAATGTGACTATAGATGTTCACAGCTTGGTACTGTATTGCATATAGTAACTTCATAGGCTCACAACATATTAAATCTGAAATGTTGCTCTTTCTTGTACTCTTCAGAATTACGCACCAAGTACAAAGCACTCTAGCTCCGGAAGGTACGAAACAAATAACTGaagaataatattttttttcctttacaGACCGTCAGTGACGACAGCTCCTCTGTTTAAGCTACCCCCTAATGTCAGGTTAGTGTTCTTTCCTACGTGCGATTACTccgattcattattattattattattattattatcattggaagcactaaatccataggggttacacagcgcctggggaaacTGGAAGACATTCAGGCCCAATTAAAGGAATTGGTGCACAGGTCCAGCCTCTTAGATCGAGTCCCTCAcccgcatcaaggaacctcccttgaggaaagAAAGCTCTTGTTAGAACTTTTATCTGGTGTGGCTACTCCTGGTCCTAATGGACCAGAGTAGCTACTCCAGAGTAGCCCCTCCAGAGTAGCCACTCCAGAGTAGCCCCACATACATTCTACTTGCTTACTATCTCGTAATAAAACAATTCATTCCTACATCCATCTGGCTCATTTCAACTTCTTGTATTTATGTATCCTATCTAGATGTCGATGTTTCCTAAATATCTTAACAAGGTGTGATTGTGTCCTAGGTTCTCCAGGTCTTTATTAAAGTGTAGTTTAGTTTATTTAACATGTTTAAGCACTGGAACCAGTCTTGTGGTAAACCCACATGCTTTcccattttttattttaaatagtATTCGGCTATGTAATCAGCTAAGTACCATGCGAGTTAACCTGATACTTGATAGTGTAAACAACTTAGTATTTAACGTGAtcaacacccagcagtcagtgaAGTAAACAGTTTTCTCTTATGTCAACATCCCAAAACTCAATGAGTTCAGCACAGAGCTCAGTGAAATTATACCAGTACCGAGCTACATAACCCATTGCGTAAACAACCCACTGTTgaagtaaaaaaaattattttagtgaAAAAAAACACCCaaatactcagtgtatatatagtactacctggagtcgctttcggaggtcaccgcccccgcggcccggtctcagaccaggcctgctGGTTGCTAGCCTGATCGATCACGCTGTTAGTGCCCGCTTccagcagtccaacgtatgcaccacaacctggCTATCAGGGGCTTGTTTTTGAGGAATCTgtagagttccctcttgaagacaactagggattTGTTGGTAATCCCTAACGCACATTTATAATTTGTACACAATCTATTACTAGTAGGTAATACAAGCCTCTTGCCTTTCAGACCGATAGACTGCGCAGATCTGCTGATACTGGGGGCAGAAGTCAGCGGCGTGTACGATATTTATCCATTTACGTGAGTGTTTTTTTTCGTTTTCTATCCCTCATTTTCTTGATAATGACACACTGTAATAATTACTCTCGGTAATTCCATCTTATATATCAATTTTCTTACCATGAACTTCATGTTGGTGGTTTATAGGACCACTGACAACTTACTCCGTATCTAGCCCCTCCCCGTCTAAGTCTAAGCTTTCGTGGCCCTCAACTCCCTTTCCCAACAAGAACAATCCTTTCCTTTCCATTTAAGTAAGTTTTTATTCGGGTACagttacacataaatacagttacatagattatcgtacatagcagcatttgtgtagattacctaggataacccaaaaatgtcaaacTTGTGTCTTTTGGCGTCCGTGTCGCCAAAGAAAACTGAGGAAAACGAAAACAAGGaaataaaattaacttaaaaataATTTGCATAAGGATTGCTTTTAGGGGCTGGAACAAAATTTATTATAAACAAACGGTTTGAATTAACGTTCCACTATTATTAAATAATTCAGTCTAATTTAACTCCACCTGTAGGTACTGATGTAGCCAAGGAACTCAGGTGTAGCCAAGTCTATACTATCACTCCTACAGGTGTTAGGTGTAACCAGAGGTTCAAATGTGGCAATAGATGTGGCAAAGAAAGTGCAGGTGGAGCAATATGGGACATGACAAGGTGTTAATTGTGTTGTCACTATATATAACGAAGTGCGGGTGCCGTGTGGTGATTCTTGTGCTATCACTCCTACAGATGCAGGTGTAGCAATAAGGTGCAGGTGTACTGCGATATGGACACGGATGGCGGAGGTTGGACAGTTTACCTGAACCGAAACACGCAGTCACAACGTGAGGACTTCAACCGCTCCTGGTCTGAATACAAGATAGGATTTGGCGACAGACACGGCGAATATTGGCTTGGTAGGTTGCAGACTGGAGAGAAGGGTGCAGAAAAGTCATGAGAAATAGGCCACGAGAAACTTAATGGGTtgcaggctggagggagggggggtctCATGAGAAGGGTAAGCCACAAAAGCCTTTGTGGACACAGACTGGTAAAGTCACAATAACAATAGGACAAAAGAGACTTGGTAAGTTCATGTAGCCTACCTCGAAAGAGGTAGACTACAAGAAGTTCAGTAGGTCACAGCCTGAGGGAGGATACAAGACACCAAAAAAGGCTTGGTAGGGGGAAGGTTACAGGGACGTATCACGAGATGTAGGTCGGATGAGCCTTGTTAGGTTATATTCTTGCGAGTTACAATAGAATTAGACCGTAAGTATTCCATAGGCTCACACCTGAAATTTCACTTATTTGTACTACCTAGGGAGGAAAGTAAATTCTAGTGAAGATTTTATAACTAGCATATATCCATTGATATTTCCACATGATAATCAATGGAGTATGGCACACACTGTGACTGCCACCTGGGTGCACCTGTAAAATCCTCTTGGAAGAAACAAAAATTAGTAGCCACTTCAGTGTTATAATTTTGTTTGAACAGTcaataattatacataaaaataaaTGGCAAAAAATATTGCATGAATGGACCAGgccaagtattattattatatttaaaaaaatcgcTATACTCATGGTGATAATTCAAAGATGCTCGGGTAGATTGCGTGAGTTGCCCAAAAAGGATCAGTAGGTTGCAAGCTGAGGAAATTAAGAATCATTGGAGAGGTAAGCAATAGGAGGTTGGGTAGGTCACTGGCTGGAGAGTGCCATCTCGAGATAGGCCACAAGATtcacataatttgtaatattttaaaattaagaattaaactaagtctgcccgaaatgcctagccatgctaggtgttctagtggtacactctgtaatcattattttactacatgtaaaccacacaataaccaaattctgtaaactcagcattgtaatccttatagagaataaactttgaatttgaattgagaTGAATAGCAGATTGTGAATGAGTAAATGAAGAGATAGTTTATATGTATCCTCTTAGACTTTAAATCAGGAAAGACAGGCCATCAAGTAATTTAGTACGTCAAGGGAGATGGTGGGTATCCTTAttaccgaaacgtttcacctgcgCAGCAGGCCTCGGTCGAATACAGAAGTGAAGGGAGACAGATCTTAGGAGATTCAGTAAGGCTCCGTAAAAACATGATCACATTACGTCACacaagttgctaatgaatcaaaatCACACATACATacgaccaggagctgtgaatcgacccctgcaaccacatataggtgagtataaacACACCAAAAAAAATCACGGGTAAAACAACGACTGAAAAGAGAAAACTTTCACAGGTACGGAAACCCTCCATGCTTTGACCACCAGCCGGAACTACGACATGAGGCTCGACATCATCCTCAGTACTGGTATCCCTCAATACACCGTCTGGCATAACTTCAAAGTTGGCTCAGAGGATACCAAGTAAGTGAACCACTTGCAGATAGTGAAGCCGACTGTAGAATTGTATCTCTGTGCAACATTTATCACTGTACCTTTATGATCAAATTTAGTAAATATCTCAAACTGGGGTAATATTTATATAAACTTGAAAAGTTGCATAAATTTCACTTTGACCCCGGTTGCACCTCTTGATACTTCGGACGTGGTAACGTTAAGCAAGTTAGGTATTTAAAAAAATTTGGATGTTTATTGTATAAACGTTTATACTTTCCGTTCTTTAAAGCACTGACATAACCTCTAACAGAATCTTCGTATTAGCTTACGTAGCATTGActtattaatgttttttttttatttcccccCAAGGTATCGCTTGTCGTGGGGCATCTTCAGCAGTCTTGACTATTCTCTGACCAGGTGGGGTATTTGTTTAGATAGTAATCATTATTTGTGCTGTTTTGGAGTGGTAGTTATTGTTGACGTGGATTGAGGTGTAGTTGTCGTTTGATACTTGTGGTACTGAAGTTATTAATATtatgtggttgtggtgtgatAGATGTTAGTGCAGCAGTTGTTGGAGTGGTattgactggtagtgtggtagtcgCTGTTGGTATACTACTACCATCTTAATCTGCAAAAGCCTCTCAAAAGTTGATACTGAAAATCGCATTGTGTTACATAGATTTAATTAAATGATGACAGGAAGTCGACAAAGCAATTTAGGAGAATCACGGAACCTTTATTGTCTGCTGATGATGCCTGGCAATGTATGCATCCCAGTGACTTAAATATTTCACAATGGTTGGTCCTCTGGAGGTGAGATAAGCAGTTGGTAGACAGTGAGTTCTCATATGCAATACTTCTGTTCTAACGCAAAATCCAGTGGCTTATTCATGGCTCATTAATTATAGTTGGGAAAATTTAATTGTACAACTACACGTCACTTTTCATGTAACTTGTCAGCTAGGTTTCTAGTATAACTATGCCTGTGCCAGAAATTATCTTGAATAAATAACACCTACATTGTGCACATTCCCTATAACAACTGCCTAACTGCTTCGTGTTTACCTTTCTCAGAAACTGTCTGTACTATGCTAATGGACGCTCGTTTTCCACCTATGACGTGGACGAGGATGCTTATTCAGGTGCGTATTAGAAGCTTCCATCAATGCATCCATTTCATCTTTTTCTTAACTCAAGGGTTCTACAGTAATTAGAAATAGAAGTCCTGTATTCACGTTACTAAATGTTGTTACCCTACTacaaagtaatgtaatagcaagAAGTTTTTAATATCATTTAAGTACGTACAGGGAAGAGAataaagttggagccagctgACTTAATGTCTCTAACGCCCATTTGTTGTGATTTTATGTACTAGAGTGTATATAAACTCAACGCTAATTATTCTGAAAGTTCAATATACAATGATTAGCAAGTTTTACATTTTAAATGTAAAGATTTATAAGCTACATATGGTGTCACGCATCGACTACATTTGCCTGGTAAAATACGATAAATTCCAATGACGCCATAGGATGTGAGCTGGTGGTCAAGTCTACATTCATGCCAAAGATGGCATGTACAAAAATTTCTGTTCACTACATTTATAGAGATGAATTTCTTCCACATCCGGTGTATTATACCAGCCCCTAAGTATATCAGCCCTGAAATATACCTGCCCTGATGGTTGATACAATCTCTGATGTATGATACTAGCCCAGAGGTATGCAACCAGCCCCAGAGTATGATGCCAACCCCAAAGTGATACCTAGCCTAAGATATGATCCTAGTTCGAAGGTTTAGGCTAGTCTCACGGTATAATAATAAAAGCCTCTATATCAGCCCGTTCATGTACCAGACGTTTATATATGCCTGATTCACTTCATAGTCAACTAACCTTCGATGCTAATTGATTATTAACAATTTCACACCCCTGCAGGTAACTGTGCAGCGCAAcgaggtggagggtggtggtactaCGACTGTCAacagttcaaccccaccaacagCGGCCAGCACTTGGAAGGAAAAAATGACATTAACATATCGTGTCTCAACCACGACTTCATCTCCCTGGATGGTCTCCAGCTCAAGGTACGCCCCGTCGTCTGCAGCGACAATATCAAGTCCGTCTACCTCAACTATCCAGAAGAAACCTGTGGCTACACTTCCGAGGATACTACTGCCCCTCCCGAACAGTCAGGAGCAGCTATCGCACCTGCCCCTCAACAGTTAGCCCTAACTGCTGCGCCTGCCCCTTCCCCACAGTTAGAACCAACTGCTGCACCTGCCCCTTCCCCACAGTTAGCCCTAACTGCTGCGCCTGCCCCTTCCCCACAGTTAGCCCCAACTGCTGCACCTGCCCCTTCCCCACAGTTAGCCCCAACTGCTGCACCTGCCCCTTCCCCACAGTTAGCCCCAACTGCTGCACCTGCCCCTTCCCCACAGTTAGCCCCGACTGCTGCACCTGTCCCTTCACCACAGCCAGggacacctgctgctcctgtctcTTCACAGCTAGGGATAACTGCTGCACCTGTTCCTCCACAGCCAGGGTCAACTGCTGCACCTGTTCCTCCACAGCCAGGGTCAACTGCTGCACCTGTACCTCCACAACAGCTAGGGACATCTGCTGCACCTGTCCCTCCACCACAGCCAGGGTCAACTGTTGCACCTGCCCTTACTTAACATCTACAACCATCTGTTTTATCTTGCCCATCTGGTTACTTGTTCCTCGCCCACAAATGGACACATCTACTTCAGTGTTCCTAGTTTTGTATCACTGGCAGTTATGTTTTTGAGCAGCAGAACTAATTGAAATTTGCTTACCTAGAATATAACTGCTCCCAAGACAGCCTGGTATGCCAATAATTAAGTTATACCGATGCACTTCCGTTATGAACTCTATTGTTTATATCCAAATAATCAATTATCACAATACTTATAATACTGTACATCTTATTCTATATACCCTTACTTTAGAAAAAATGAGaggaacatatttttttttaaatcaatgtaagtTGTATCATAACTACAAACTAAAAATATGATAAACGAAATCAATATGTTTCAAGTTTTTAATAAATGATATTTCACAGTCGCAATATTTGATCTCAGATGATTATTTACATGAGTTCACCATTAGTGAAGTTAAAATGATTTGGTCGGCAATTCACAAGAAGCACATTATTTTCATCTCAAAATTTTGGTGTGACATTTGTACGTTTCTGCTCTTGCGGAACGCTGTTATCCtgcgggtttaacgctcccccatgagtatattactactgctacccttaatggaggttccttgatcctGGTGAACTCTTAATCTAAGGAAATGAACCTGTGCTCCAGTTACTTGAATCGAatgctgtatgactcctacaggtttagcgctccccatgagtatactactaataataatatggaaCTATTCCCGTTTTAGGTAGCTTGTTAAACATTCTCAGGCCTTTCAATATTTATTCACATCACTGGAGGTACCCTGAAgccggcgaggggctcttgatccaattattattataatgaaaaagaagcggtaaaccacaagggctatacagcgctgactcttgatccaaggaaatgaacCTATTCTCCCCTTCCTGGGTTGAACtctattgcctcccattcccagaCACTATCACCCATGCGGCTTTATGCTTcactgtgattataataataattcaatttATAAGTGCTTTTGAACGAAATACCTCGCAAAATTTTCACGTGACAACCAGGATACAGGAACAATAGCAAGCAAGCTTAACACACCAGCAATGCTTGTATATATAGGCATATACTCGTATGCCTACGAGTCTACAAATATGCGTTCCATGCCTGTGTTGTACACAATAATAAGGCAACACCACTGATATCCTGGAAAGACGCCCAGCTAGTGATCAAAGAATGACAACACACGAGGCAGATGCCTAAAAGCTACCCTAATCTGCAGGCAACATACTCATTCAGCAGACTCAGGAACCTCTCAGTTTAGCAAAACCTTTAGCCCCACAAAAACAAAAACTGATGATTCACATGCTCACAAAACAATGAGTAGACCTTCACAAGTCCTTCCTGGCTGCTCACTGCTCACTGTCATGATGTCACTTCCCAGACCACTCGCCTGCTCGCACCTGACTAGGCGTGCACAAATACATGTATATCTTTCGTTATTTTGCATTTAAAAAGCTTATTACAAGGCGAAACGCCGTCTCATATACAAGTTTTATTCTGCGCTTATCTACGGCAACCACCTTAGGTGTAGCGAGTTTTAATAAGATATAACATCGGTAAAAGTTTGAGTCTATCAGAAGAAGCAATCTCAAATTATTGTATGTaaataaaacactgcagaaggaatAAAAATTCATATGCTATAGATATCCCTTTTCAGAAGGATAACTACTTACGtataatacacacaaaaaaaaagttgCTCCTTCGTGCAACATAATGTATTCTGCTCTATTATAGTGATTAATGTACaacgcactttttttttttttgaagatgaaggttagttaaggttcgtcaggaaacaggacaagtgtttcatgaTGCGGGTCTTAGGCAGATGTTGATCCGCcattggagcttctggtcatctgaccgaggccttccgctggcttgccggtccacccctttaaaaattatggttatagttaTGGCCATTTAGTGAGTTTTGAAGGCGAAGTTTATTTAGTTAATGGATTCAGCTCTGAAGTGTTTTAGATAAGCATGGTATTCTATTTTAGTGCTAACTCAAAAATAATTCATGCATCCCAAATTTTTATAAGCTTTGTTGACTTTGTCGTTATTAACGATTTAGTTACACTTAAATAAAAGCCTCATCATTTCCTCAAGATCCGAGCTTATAAACTGGTATATTTGCATATATTTGACAATGGTAGCCTCAACTTACGTTTTTCAATCGGTAATTTAGTATATCATCCTTATTTAAAACCAAATTCGAGATATTTACATTATGAGTGGGCTTACTAGAAGACACATCATGCTTTGTAAGTACATCCAGGTAAAATACAAGTATACTACGTGCACTTACCTAAAAAAAAATCAGTCTCTAGaggcactattattattattattattattattattattattattattattattattattatttcacaaATAACCTGTCCATGAGAGAATGAAACTCATGACATTTCGGTCCGGTTTAGATCATTAACTTGTCACGGTATTGCACCTTTTTATTCTTCACTAATACGTACTTAGAATTCAAATAAGAGAAGCTGAAGTAAAACATGAAAAATTAAGAGAGAATTAGAAAAAGACGCCGGTAAAAAATATTCAGCCCTGTTGGTACAAACACCGCCTTCTCTCACTCCAGCTAATATTTGTAAATTGTTCTGCAAATGTATATACACAACCTAGTGGACATTGTTTGGTAAATAAGACTTGGTGGCAGCAATGTGCACCTGGGTGTGTACAAATGAAAAGTAAATGTTTAGTGAATTGGTTGCGTGTGCAGTCGCCTGTGTTAATGGGATCgagctccagctcctggtcctCGCCTCATAACCATTATTATTCCACTGGTGAGATGTATCTTCTGATTCCATGAATTCAAACATCACACGGAAACGAATGCTGTTATTTTGTCTGTGGAGAAATGTTAAACCCACCGGGGActgcgcctggggaatgggaggtaatgaggttt carries:
- the LOC128689533 gene encoding uncharacterized protein; translated protein: MEVVWLRVLAVSVVSWIAYGSDVVLDIPQSQGEVNLVSVNHVDPDEGSRDIRGLKNSSMDVRDIHGLRDSGEAHVSLQKRQRARLRQLEFINSNMESGERRTRNIFDLGPKPSVTTAPLFKLPPNVRPIDCADLLILGAEVSGVYDIYPFTCRCSNKVQVYCDMDTDGGGWTVYLNRNTQSQREDFNRSWSEYKIGFGDRHGEYWLGTETLHALTTSRNYDMRLDIILSTGIPQYTVWHNFKVGSEDTKYRLSWGIFSSLDYSLTRNCLYYANGRSFSTYDVDEDAYSGNCAAQRGGGWWYYDCQQFNPTNSGQHLEGKNDINISCLNHDFISLDGLQLKVRPVVCSDNIKSVYLNYPEETCGYTSEDTTAPPEQSGAAIAPAPQQLALTAAPAPSPQLEPTAAPAPSPQLALTAAPAPSPQLAPTAAPAPSPQLAPTAAPAPSPQLAPTAAPAPSPQLAPTAAPVPSPQPGTPAAPVSSQLGITAAPVPPQPGSTAAPVPPQPGSTAAPVPPQQLGTSAAPVPPPQPGSTVAPALT